A portion of the Calothrix sp. 336/3 genome contains these proteins:
- a CDS encoding glycosyltransferase family 4 protein produces MKRLLLITERFTPDIGGVARSATRIVTSLCTMGVQVDVLTWSRYLQPGELSPCEKIGENCQVYRIGLYRHWDMTMPHTVNVMEWLQQTHGYDLIWGHYLFPSGFLAVWFGKLQGIRSIVSARGNDIDKEMFPPGDFARLRWTLEQSNLLTVVSADMGRKLSVLSGRDDVIVLKNTIDSNIFTPAPGKRELAESLGIIPGEVVLGFCGELRQKKGQQFLLSALTRVREKYPACLLIIGEVRASQESMLQTYRQQYPEDGSRIIITGHSQDSQQVAEYLQLVDVYLQPSLWEGMPNALLEAMGCGCVCIGSDAGGIPEVIFHGENGFILRRSHLHQLGEAVLEYLQLSEGEKQRIKAAARRCIVKEYSLNQEKQQLWRILDLGLD; encoded by the coding sequence ATGAAGCGTCTACTATTAATCACCGAAAGATTTACACCGGATATTGGGGGTGTTGCCAGAAGCGCGACAAGGATTGTCACTAGTCTTTGTACCATGGGTGTACAGGTTGATGTCTTGACGTGGAGTCGTTATTTACAACCAGGTGAATTATCTCCCTGTGAAAAGATAGGAGAAAATTGTCAGGTTTACCGCATAGGATTATATCGTCATTGGGATATGACAATGCCCCACACGGTAAATGTTATGGAATGGTTACAGCAGACTCATGGGTATGATTTGATATGGGGACATTATTTATTTCCCAGTGGTTTTTTAGCTGTATGGTTTGGCAAATTGCAGGGAATACGCAGTATTGTTAGTGCCCGTGGTAATGATATTGACAAGGAAATGTTTCCCCCGGGAGATTTTGCTCGCTTGCGGTGGACGCTGGAACAGTCAAATTTGCTGACTGTTGTGAGTGCAGATATGGGGCGAAAGTTGTCTGTACTGAGTGGTAGGGATGATGTAATAGTATTAAAAAATACGATTGATTCAAATATTTTTACACCAGCGCCAGGGAAGAGGGAGTTGGCAGAATCCTTAGGAATTATACCGGGTGAGGTGGTGTTAGGTTTTTGTGGAGAGTTACGACAGAAGAAAGGGCAACAATTTTTACTAAGTGCGTTGACGAGGGTGAGGGAAAAATATCCTGCTTGTTTATTAATTATTGGGGAGGTGCGAGCATCCCAGGAGTCGATGTTACAAACTTATCGACAGCAGTACCCTGAAGATGGTTCGAGAATAATTATTACAGGACATTCCCAGGATAGTCAGCAGGTGGCAGAATATTTGCAGTTGGTGGATGTCTACTTGCAACCTTCATTGTGGGAAGGAATGCCAAATGCCCTATTAGAGGCAATGGGATGTGGTTGTGTGTGTATTGGTAGTGATGCAGGGGGTATTCCTGAGGTAATTTTTCATGGAGAAAATGGCTTTATTTTGCGGCGATCGCACCTGCATCAACTGGGGGAAGCAGTTTTAGAATATCTGCAATTGTCTGAGGGTGAAAAACAGAGAATTAAAGCCGCAGCTCGCCGTTGTATTGTGAAAGAATATTCTTTGAACCAGGAGAAGCAGCAACTCTGGAGAATCTTAGATTTGGGATTGGATTAA
- a CDS encoding PAS domain S-box protein, producing the protein MKKISLLLAPYAVAVLAVGSALLLTLWLEPVLTPTLFQLFFAAVAVSAWYGGMGAGLLATLLSTVAISYFFLESISSPALLAVDNILRMGIYIFVTTLISSLNSKLRSAKQGLEISLQKLQASESKFRRLVDANIIGVIVADIRGGIQEANDAFLDMVGYSREDLAQGKVRWREMTPPEYVELSDRSIQELQYKGVCKPFAKEYIHKQGYRVPVLLGSALLDDSPEQVIGFVLDLTQLQQTETALHQSEKRFRQLVESNIFGVIFADFEGGIHYANDYFLQMVGYTRADLAAGKIRWDEMTPPEYYDLNQQAIQELRTLGYATPFEKEYFRQDGTRVPILLGIATIQNPGTRKPEVVAFYLDLSDRKQAEAALQQREEELRLITNALPVLIAYVDKEECYCFNNQAYEHWFGISPAEILGKSMREVIGECNYRLIQPYIQQVLSGEEVNYEIHIPCTQGNDNYIHGTYIPQFDLEGKVKGFVSLVSDITVRKLAEKEREELLAREQIARAEAEAVNRLKDEFLATISHELRTPLNAMTGWTQLLRSRKFDENITSKALETIDRNTKNLTSIIEDVLDVSAIIRGELRLNISPIDLIAVVMAAIDTIKPAANAKEISLTWDLDPTVGIVMGDSDRLQQIAWNLLSNAVKFTHSGGKVNISLKRQDSWVEIRVRDTGEGIAADFLPYVFERFRQADGSRTRSHGGLGLGLAIVRHLVELHGGTVKADSLGIGMGTTFIVSLPMKEVSC; encoded by the coding sequence TTGAAAAAAATCAGCCTTCTTCTTGCACCCTATGCTGTCGCAGTGTTGGCTGTAGGAAGTGCCCTGTTATTAACACTCTGGTTAGAACCTGTACTGACACCGACTTTATTTCAATTATTTTTTGCGGCGGTAGCAGTTAGTGCTTGGTATGGTGGAATGGGAGCAGGATTATTAGCTACTCTGTTGTCAACTGTGGCTATTAGCTATTTTTTCTTAGAATCCATTTCTTCACCAGCATTATTGGCTGTGGACAATATTCTCCGAATGGGGATATATATTTTTGTCACAACTTTAATTAGTTCTCTTAATTCTAAGTTGCGCTCTGCCAAACAAGGGTTAGAAATCAGCTTACAAAAACTGCAAGCGAGTGAGTCAAAATTCCGCCGATTGGTAGATGCAAATATTATAGGTGTGATTGTCGCTGATATCCGTGGGGGAATACAAGAGGCAAACGATGCTTTTTTAGATATGGTGGGTTACAGCAGGGAAGATTTAGCCCAGGGGAAAGTGCGTTGGCGAGAAATGACACCGCCGGAATATGTAGAATTGAGCGATCGCTCGATTCAAGAATTGCAGTACAAGGGAGTATGTAAACCTTTTGCCAAGGAATATATCCATAAACAAGGATACCGTGTCCCGGTTTTGCTGGGTTCTGCCTTATTAGATGATTCCCCAGAGCAGGTAATTGGTTTTGTTTTAGACTTAACCCAACTTCAGCAGACAGAAACTGCCTTACATCAAAGTGAAAAGCGGTTTCGACAATTAGTTGAGTCAAATATTTTTGGGGTGATTTTTGCCGACTTCGAGGGTGGTATCCACTACGCAAACGATTATTTTCTCCAGATGGTAGGTTATACCCGCGCAGATTTAGCCGCAGGTAAAATTCGCTGGGATGAAATGACACCACCGGAATATTATGATTTAAATCAACAGGCAATTCAGGAACTCAGAACCCTAGGTTACGCCACACCCTTCGAGAAAGAATATTTTCGTCAAGATGGTACACGAGTACCCATACTTCTGGGGATTGCCACCATTCAGAATCCAGGTACTCGCAAACCAGAAGTTGTAGCTTTTTATCTAGATTTGAGCGATCGCAAACAAGCAGAAGCCGCATTACAGCAACGGGAAGAGGAATTGCGGTTAATTACCAATGCTTTACCTGTTTTAATTGCTTACGTAGACAAGGAAGAATGTTACTGTTTTAACAACCAAGCCTACGAACATTGGTTCGGTATCTCCCCAGCAGAAATCCTGGGCAAGTCGATGCGTGAAGTGATTGGGGAATGTAATTACCGATTGATTCAACCCTATATTCAACAAGTTTTATCCGGGGAGGAAGTCAACTATGAAATTCACATCCCCTGCACCCAAGGCAATGATAACTACATTCATGGTACGTATATTCCCCAGTTTGACCTAGAGGGCAAAGTTAAGGGCTTTGTTTCCTTAGTCAGCGATATTACAGTACGGAAACTAGCCGAAAAAGAACGGGAAGAACTCCTGGCACGGGAACAGATAGCGAGGGCAGAGGCAGAGGCTGTCAACCGCCTCAAGGACGAGTTTTTAGCCACCATTTCCCACGAGTTACGCACCCCCTTGAATGCCATGACGGGGTGGACACAATTATTACGTAGTCGCAAATTTGACGAGAATATCACCAGTAAAGCCCTAGAAACCATCGATCGCAATACCAAAAACCTGACAAGTATTATCGAAGATGTATTAGATGTATCAGCAATTATTCGGGGTGAACTACGTTTAAATATCTCTCCCATCGATTTGATTGCGGTAGTCATGGCAGCAATTGATACTATCAAGCCAGCAGCAAACGCCAAGGAAATTTCCCTAACTTGGGATTTAGATCCCACCGTCGGGATTGTCATGGGTGATAGCGATCGCCTACAACAAATTGCCTGGAATTTACTCTCAAACGCGGTTAAGTTTACCCATTCTGGGGGAAAGGTGAATATTTCTTTGAAGCGTCAAGATTCCTGGGTAGAAATTCGTGTGCGAGATACGGGAGAAGGGATTGCTGCGGATTTCCTACCCTATGTGTTTGAGCGTTTTCGGCAAGCAGATGGTTCAAGAACCCGTTCCCATGGAGGATTAGGTTTAGGATTGGCGATCGTGCGGCATTTAGTGGAATTGCACGGGGGAACAGTGAAAGCTGATAGCTTGGGTATAGGGATGGGCACAACATTTATTGTCAGTTTGCCAATGAAAGAGGTGAGTTGTTAG
- a CDS encoding glycosyltransferase family 4 protein, producing the protein MIYFGTLSPWQGVNLAIEALALLNRDIPTHLTIIGQGKPYQIELCQQLVTKLQVQEKIQILEPISQNKLVEYIHRGDVVLAPLTASDRNLIQGCCPLKILEAMATGTPVVASDLPVVRELGTNGVDFLLVKPGSAKAIKDAVLQLYHDRELGKYLAAHARQRIEQFYTWECAGNSLVKGYKSIQN; encoded by the coding sequence ATGATATATTTTGGCACATTGTCGCCTTGGCAGGGAGTAAATTTAGCCATCGAAGCATTAGCTTTACTCAATCGTGATATTCCTACTCATTTAACTATTATTGGGCAAGGGAAGCCATACCAAATAGAGCTTTGTCAACAATTAGTAACAAAACTTCAGGTTCAGGAAAAAATTCAAATTCTGGAGCCAATATCGCAAAATAAATTAGTAGAATATATCCACAGAGGAGATGTGGTACTTGCACCTTTGACTGCTAGCGATCGCAACTTGATTCAAGGTTGTTGTCCTCTGAAAATTCTCGAAGCTATGGCGACAGGTACACCAGTAGTTGCCAGCGATTTACCAGTGGTGAGAGAGTTAGGAACAAATGGGGTAGATTTCTTACTCGTCAAACCAGGTTCAGCAAAAGCCATCAAGGATGCAGTGTTGCAATTGTACCACGATAGGGAACTAGGAAAATATTTAGCTGCCCATGCTCGCCAACGCATCGAACAGTTTTACACTTGGGAATGTGCGGGAAATAGTTTAGTGAAAGGATATAAATCAATTCAAAATTAA
- a CDS encoding cysteine desulfurase family protein: MLPTDTPNQNYPIYLDCHSTTPVDKRVAELMLHYMTKAFGNASSIDHSYGDEAEQAVSQAAIHVAKLIRASPKEVIFTSGATESINLAIQGSILEKTTNKTRLCIAVLPIEHKAVLDTCYALAKKGLAEVINLQIDSKGRLDLDHVEKVCASGLSLLCVMAANNEIGNIYPIQEVGKIAQKYNIPFLCDASQAVGKIPMNFEEWGITYLAISAHKLYGPKGSGALVVRKGYQLNPILFGGGHQKGLRSGTLNVPGIVGLGEACRLRLLEMEEDEWAIAELRDKLQSLLLSKIPGLILNGDVNSRLSGNLHISIPDFPNSVIIARVRNKLAISTGSACSSGVETPSHVLQAMGLPTEVIEGALRIGIGKFTNSFEIEQAAEILSSVVHLTRPIMFFQS, encoded by the coding sequence TTGCTGCCTACTGATACACCCAATCAAAATTATCCTATCTATCTCGACTGCCACTCAACAACCCCGGTTGATAAGCGGGTTGCAGAATTGATGTTGCACTACATGACCAAAGCATTCGGTAACGCTAGCAGCATCGATCATAGCTATGGCGATGAAGCAGAACAAGCGGTTTCTCAAGCAGCTATTCATGTAGCTAAATTAATTAGAGCTTCACCAAAAGAGGTAATTTTTACATCAGGAGCCACTGAAAGCATCAATTTAGCTATTCAAGGCAGCATCCTTGAAAAAACCACTAATAAAACCAGACTTTGCATTGCTGTCTTACCAATTGAACACAAAGCAGTTTTAGATACCTGTTATGCACTAGCGAAAAAAGGATTAGCTGAAGTTATAAACCTGCAAATTGATTCAAAAGGCAGATTAGACTTAGACCATGTAGAAAAAGTCTGTGCATCAGGGCTATCATTACTATGTGTAATGGCAGCCAACAATGAAATTGGCAATATTTATCCTATCCAAGAAGTTGGAAAAATAGCTCAAAAATATAACATTCCTTTTTTATGTGATGCTTCCCAAGCTGTGGGAAAAATCCCTATGAATTTTGAAGAATGGGGCATTACTTACCTAGCAATTTCTGCCCATAAACTTTACGGACCAAAAGGCTCAGGAGCTTTGGTTGTGAGAAAGGGATATCAACTTAATCCCATTTTATTTGGTGGTGGACATCAAAAGGGATTAAGGTCAGGTACTCTCAATGTTCCTGGTATTGTTGGGTTGGGAGAAGCTTGTCGCCTAAGACTACTAGAAATGGAAGAAGATGAATGGGCGATCGCTGAACTGAGAGATAAATTACAAAGCCTGTTACTAAGTAAAATCCCTGGTTTAATCCTCAATGGTGATGTTAACTCTCGGTTATCTGGCAACCTCCATATCTCCATTCCTGATTTTCCCAACAGTGTAATCATTGCTAGAGTCCGTAATAAACTAGCTATCTCTACAGGTTCCGCTTGCTCATCGGGTGTAGAAACACCTTCTCATGTTCTTCAAGCTATGGGTTTACCAACAGAAGTTATTGAAGGGGCACTGCGTATTGGCATAGGTAAATTTACAAATTCCTTTGAAATTGAACAGGCAGCAGAAATTTTATCATCAGTAGTCCACTTAACTCGTCCAATCATGTTTTTCCAGTCTTAG
- a CDS encoding DUF4007 family protein produces the protein MAKTIGFYQNFNLDLKRLSAALQCVETQPELGHDALATCMGVNRPVAEGFSAWLRHTGLATLGEQRQRGRSYELTPFGKLAFNYDPNLTDLGTQWILHYYLSTKHTECSQAWRVLMNEFLSPGLSFTAEQFTSYFASVMGDEVKNRSALKKDPSTAISTYIRPQGFSKLGILGKEKTTISVASPNFPQILVIGYVLFDWWRRHYNQTNTLSFPQLCKEEGSLGHICQASEPQVRQFVSELTGLGCLSFSQTQHEPVNRLYLEPPHLLLERYYSQR, from the coding sequence TTGGCAAAAACAATAGGTTTTTATCAAAATTTTAATTTAGATTTGAAACGTCTAAGCGCAGCTTTACAATGCGTTGAGACTCAGCCTGAACTGGGTCATGATGCTTTGGCGACTTGTATGGGTGTTAATCGGCCTGTTGCAGAAGGATTTTCCGCGTGGTTACGTCATACGGGTTTAGCAACGCTAGGAGAACAACGTCAACGGGGACGAAGCTACGAACTAACACCCTTTGGCAAGTTAGCTTTTAATTACGACCCAAATTTAACAGATTTGGGAACGCAATGGATACTGCATTATTATTTATCCACTAAACACACTGAATGTTCTCAAGCGTGGCGTGTTCTGATGAATGAATTTCTTTCACCTGGCTTGAGTTTCACTGCTGAACAATTTACTTCGTATTTTGCCAGTGTTATGGGGGATGAAGTTAAAAATCGCTCCGCACTAAAAAAAGACCCTTCCACAGCTATTAGTACATACATACGCCCGCAAGGGTTTAGCAAATTAGGGATTTTAGGTAAAGAAAAAACCACCATCAGCGTAGCTTCCCCTAATTTCCCACAAATTTTGGTAATAGGGTATGTGTTATTTGATTGGTGGCGGCGTCATTACAATCAAACGAATACCTTAAGCTTCCCCCAATTGTGTAAGGAAGAAGGTAGCCTGGGGCATATTTGCCAAGCTTCGGAGCCACAGGTGCGTCAGTTTGTCAGCGAATTAACAGGTTTGGGCTGTTTAAGTTTTTCACAAACACAACACGAGCCAGTCAACCGACTGTATTTGGAACCACCACACCTGTTACTAGAACGTTACTACAGCCAGCGATGA